The DNA segment GTGACAGTAATGAAGAGTGATAGATTGCTCCTGCTCCGCTAAGCCGCGGCCGCATTCATTATAAATTGCGCTATGGCTAATATAAAGTTGGCCCGGGTCGGGCTGGGAGCTAGATGCCTTCCTCGCCGTGAGGTGGAAAGGGGGCAACACAATGGATGTACTGCAGCCCAGGGCGGCCATTTTGTTGCATGGCTGGGTGTTAGGCTAGAGATCCCGGGCTGGGAGGCGGCCATTCACCCCGTGCCTTTCTCTGGCTTTGCAGAGGTGCCCGACGTCCCCgagagcggggcggggggctcgAGGCGCCTGCGGACGGCTTACACCAacacccagctgctggagctggagaaggAGTTTCATTTCAACAAGTATCTCTGCAGACCCCGGCGGGTGGAGATCGCGGCGCTGCTGGATCTGACCGAGAGGCAAGTGAAGGTCTGGTTCCAGAACCGGCGGATGAAGCACAAGCGACAGACCCAGTGCAAGGAGAACCAGCACGGCGAGGGGAAGCTGAAGGGGCTGGAGGACGCCGAgaaggcggaggaggaggaggaggagaaatccCTCTTCGAGCAAAGCCTCACCAGTGGCTCAGGCGCTCTCGTGGAGCGGGAGGGTTACGCTTTCCAACAGAACGCACTAGCTCCTCAGCAGGCGCCCCATGCACACAATGGCGACTCCCAAAGTTTCCCAGTTTCGCCTTTAACCAGCAATGAGAAAAATCTGAAACATTTTCAGCATCAGTCACCCACTGTTCCAAACTGCCTCTCCACAATGGCCCAGAACTGTGCAGCTGGCCTGAACAATGACAGTCCTGAGGCCCTAGAGGTCCCGTCTTTACAGGACTTCAGCGTTTTCTCCACAGattcctgcctccagctctcaGATGCAGTTTCCCCCAGTTTGCCAGGATCTCTGGACAGTCCTGTAGATATCTCAGCGGACAGTTTTGACT comes from the Carettochelys insculpta isolate YL-2023 chromosome 2, ASM3395843v1, whole genome shotgun sequence genome and includes:
- the HOXA2 gene encoding homeobox protein Hox-A2 isoform X1, with translation MNFEFEREIGFINSQPSLAECLTSFPPVGDTFQSSSIKNSTLSHSTLIPPPFEQTIPSLHPGSHPRHTGSSRAKQSPNVSSSSSSSSSPVPAGALQPPEYPWMKEKKASKKTALPLASASASAAGPACLSHKEVPDVPESGAGGSRRLRTAYTNTQLLELEKEFHFNKYLCRPRRVEIAALLDLTERQVKVWFQNRRMKHKRQTQCKENQHGEGKLKGLEDAEKAEEEEEEKSLFEQSLTSGSGALVEREGYAFQQNALAPQQAPHAHNGDSQSFPVSPLTSNEKNLKHFQHQSPTVPNCLSTMAQNCAAGLNNDSPEALEVPSLQDFSVFSTDSCLQLSDAVSPSLPGSLDSPVDISADSFDFFTDTLTTIDLQHLNY
- the HOXA2 gene encoding homeobox protein Hox-A2 isoform X2, with translation MDYFVNDSKRQIETIPSLHPGSHPRHTGSSRAKQSPNVSSSSSSSSSPVPAGALQPPEYPWMKEKKASKKTALPLASASASAAGPACLSHKEVPDVPESGAGGSRRLRTAYTNTQLLELEKEFHFNKYLCRPRRVEIAALLDLTERQVKVWFQNRRMKHKRQTQCKENQHGEGKLKGLEDAEKAEEEEEEKSLFEQSLTSGSGALVEREGYAFQQNALAPQQAPHAHNGDSQSFPVSPLTSNEKNLKHFQHQSPTVPNCLSTMAQNCAAGLNNDSPEALEVPSLQDFSVFSTDSCLQLSDAVSPSLPGSLDSPVDISADSFDFFTDTLTTIDLQHLNY